GAGGCGAGCCAATTAGTGCAGAGAAGTGGCTATATAAATTGTAACTTTTAATTTGGAAGTCGACGTCATAGCTGCATACCGTGGTTCGTCCACCTGACCCCTGCCTTCACCGCAGGGATCCCTTGTGCTGTTTTGGCCTCCTGCCTGCTGTGCACACATCCAGTGATATTCCTGGTAGGTTATTATGGCATTGTGTGCGTAGTTTCCTGTATGATGTAGGCTAGTATAGCTAACGCAAACTTTGGGGGTTTTAGGACCGCTGTCGGCTGCTGAACATGGGCCTCATAACCGACCTCAGCTGATTGGTATGTAATTTTAACGGTCTTCAAAATAATATGTAGCTTGCGTGGGTTTTAATTGTATCTTTTTCGTGTAGCAGAGCTTGCAGTAACACAAGGAGCGGCAACATCAAGGCTACCTTGGTTCAAGTTCCGAACGCTGCTGTTTTGTCTGCACCTAAGTTGTGTTGGTCGATTTTACATATTTTGTTTATTGTATGTTTGCATATCTTTTAACTTACACACGGGAGAATAACTGTATACCGGACGCTCTCGTCCAGCATTAGGCCTCAGCTATTGTATAAAATACGATGCTCACCACActatatgtgtgagtgcataCTGGGCAGTGTGTGTACTAGGAGTGTTGGCTCCTTTTGATTTCCCTCTCTCGCTGAACAGGAGTTGCAGGCCAACAGGGGTGGCGGGCTATCTCGTGGTGGTGGCGTCACTTCACTTTTCCTGCTGTGGTTCATTTGCTATCGACATATtcacgtgtggtgtgtgtgtagaccctTCCTCTGATATACTCTCCAGTCCTGGGTAAGCTCCAGCCCTGTTCCTGGCTCCTCCAATCCCTCCTCAGCCAGTAATCTAATATGCACatgctggtgtatgtgtgtgtgactgtgtgtgtatacatgtgtgtccaGGCCTTAGGCCATTTGTGTCAGTGCCTTAGTGGCAAGTTCTGACTGTCTGGAGAGAACTCACTCCCTGTATGTTTTTAGtatttgtaaataaaaacagagttTATTTTTGGAAACATGCCTCTGGTTTTCTGTGTTCACAGACCTGTGTTGCCTGGTTGGGCTTCAGATAACAAACTATCGTCCAATTCATTGAAGAGTAACCTACCACTTGCCACAATTGCGACAaacgtcattactgaataaaacagacgatagacccgagtctcatttgtactctttaccactagttggcagacatccagagcttcgattcaagctcaGATTTGTTTGTGACAGTTTTTAGGAAGTACGccagaaacacacaaagaagacgtgcatttcctccataacgctAAAGTGATGCAGGTCATAGTTTTGTACAAATTGAAACAGcaatgttgaaaaaaaagttCTCGtctgatgaagtcttgggtctgttattcacctattctgattctgaaagaGAATCTATAccttttggagaatatgatagatcgtctattgacagtgatagtcacggtgcgtctgacCAGGCTGCTTTatagtagcatagggtttgtggttatagtaatagtttactatgttggtttacatgtgtcttttttcctgttcatttgttatgtgggtgaaatgacaaaaaaagaaattaaaacagctcaaatatgttcaacatctagtatttactgaaatgtgcataatttgaggtggtTGCCATTCAGTGacatcataatatgcaaattagatgagtaaatgtacccccttcataaacttttgttcatactcaatgattttcacatgtACATTGGGAGCTTAtttctgaccactttcaagccatggccttttgaaattttgatgtgaACAtccaatgttgttttttttaaacctgaCTAAAGGGTTAataataacagaagtgttatgtcataaacgtttatgacttgtttatgacacattcatgacagtgtcatgtcactcttatgtcgatactgtcagagccatataaaggtagagttgcgacaatgggtgttcaaaatttgTTAAGGTCACGtagttcatgtaaacttcaaaaagttcccggaagtgattgacaaggaattagaatgcattaaataagctactgttcaatgagacacagagccacaattttgggtaattgacagacaataaatgcattgatatacaatatctataacacagtgtaattattgtgtaaactgtggagttatcctaccattacaacaataggctattaaattaaattccagaccgtAGCCTGCTAAATATCGGAAGCTTTTTTCTACCttttatgtgtcacttaatattaatttctgtacaaaaccaagacgggagattctttagaaaacgcaatagcacccaccccataagtgtagcctaggcctatctaaATTATCGTTGACCTACCTAAAAATGACCTAGTACATGActcaagagctgtaaacagtgtttttgagactgcgtgtagcctacaaaagcgcatggagattttaattttgcaacgagaaactgtaacacagcaaGTCTAAGTctgactctacttccttcgtcagctaaggaaattcaaagtttctacatccatcatgaaggccttctacacttcagcggttgagagtgttctaactggtagcatcatcacctggtatgggaactccacagttagagattgtagtactctgcagagagtagtgcgctcagctgaacgtactaagaactcaactccctgctctacaagatatctattccagaagagtactcctaagagcccaaaagattctgaaggactcttctcatcctaacaatggattattcctaccgctgaaatcaagaagacgcctatgtagtcacaaagccagaactgagagactcagaagtttttatcctcaggccatccgaactctgaactcacactatactgactttgcacacattcactcctcagcactctcaaacatttcccaactctgaattcaCACTACATGTATACTgaatttgcactcattcactcctcagcactcatgacccccccccccccccccccacacacacacacacacacctacatgacttttagcacttttacatccctctccctatacagatcttttatttattttcttatttcatcacacgtcaaaacacacacacacacatatctgactttctccaacttttgcacatctccatagaactttttatttattatttttgatttctcctccatctacccatgtccttgattgcctagtctttctcccccctttcttttgtttagtccactgaaggttatccacatatcaaacgattaaatacacagttatggaggaattgttttggggaagcagttgcactatatcccacttttgctgcctttaagccacttaaatccatagcctagatgagcattgcgcatacgttacaacttgacgtgagggtgaagctaaatgcccaagaaacgtcacgtcataaaagttgtaggcctactaaacgcaaaaacttaatgacagcttgttcgtggtggtgtagtgctgcctaattgaaatgggataggTAAGGGTTATCTTATATTCGGCTATtacgtgtggcacatttattgggcttagcctcttttaatttatatgaggaactgataaagactgagcagcagaaaaagtcatagtcgatacataaatcgtttattattataattaggctactgttctgagtctgaaatgttggctacaaacagtctatactgctgtaactgcactgctgctattattaattgttaacttccgggaactatttgaggcttccattagctgccattgttggaaaaaaatggaacattagcgtcaatggagttgtcgcaactctacctttatatggctttggatactgtcaagtaaagtctAACCAAATATATATCAAAATTAACTTTGACAATTCTTTTAAATTATAGGACATGTACTGTATCAGGCATAGACTTTTTTTAGGCTTATAAGCAGGTGCCGCCCAGTAGCTCACCTCAGACCATTCTACCTCCTTCTGCTATATTCTTATATattagggggcagccgtggcctactggtttggacttgtaaccggagggttgccggttcgaaccccgaccagtaggcacggctgaagtgcccttgagcaaggcacctaacccctcactgctccccgagcgccgctgttgttgcaggcagctcactgcgccgggattagtgtgtgcttcacttcactaattcacggattgggataaatgcagagaccagaaataattcagtggaaatgcatggattcagttgcttccagtagcagcaactggaatccatgcattttcacggaattatttttggaatctaatCCCTTATCATACTTGTTCGTTCGTattcgttgctcgacttatcgtgactaaattcaagatggcgtcgaacggtaaaattccttaaggtactgtctgtataaattgtcttgtaaataaactaccagtgctttttcaaagttctctataTCTcgtttttaaatgtcaaggccctcggaagtctaccaatgaagtatggagctactttgagcctcgtaaatggtgtaaaacagtgatttatttgcatggctaggccaatgcccgaggcaccacaacgaaacactgtgttggtagcattggctaactagcgccagatttctgagtgcaggggacaagccgaggtgagctatgagacatacattcacactcggtatcatgtttcaacacactttaggtcaaaatcacaccggaattatcctttaaatcCCTGGCCTAAACCATTGCACAATTCAACAATCAATCCTCTATATAAATACCAGTATACATTCTCTATATCAAGATCCACAATTACATATAATACCATAAGACAAACCATCCCATCGCAAGGCAATCAAATTACATTATTCCATAACACCATATATAGCATAAATTACCGAAAAAACCCCAAACACCCCTCTTATACATACGTGACCTCTGCTCATCTATGACGTCACACCCAGCAAACTTCAAAGTACTTCCACCCTGAAAGTAAGTCTCTTAACTAATATTGTtacgtgtgcatttgtgttttgCAGTTGCCGTTATAACCATGgatgctgtttgtgtttgtgtgtgcaaataaagtgtttttttaaattgtgttgTCCGTTCTGTTTGTTTAGCTCGAATGAACTGCAGCCGTAAAGGGCAGCCACACCGCTACAATGTCAAATTCCTTAATCCCTGTTTTCTGTTTTATtgcgctgtcaatatcttgtataACACATGCAATAACAGAATCTAAACATCTCACTTTTTTTGGAAACAAAAATCAACTGAAGCGCGCTCATGTGATGTGACCAGACTTCTCAATGGAGTGACTCCAAATTGTGTGGGTAGCGTAAATTCGGGCTGGCTTCCAGATGACAGATTGACTTGACTGAAAAGATAATGTTGAGAAATCAGGATGGGGGTGATACAACTAAAGGCTGAATGCAAAGGGGATGAGATTTACACCCTGTGCTAAAGAAAGGGTACACCTTTTCAGTAAATACATGTGTAAATGTATAGATGGGCACATTATCCTCTGCACTGAAAAAGGACAATTTTCCCTGGTCCCAGTCCAGCTGAACTTTGACCAGCCTGGGTCTCTTCTCCACTTGAAGTGTGACCTTTGGGGCTCTATACTGGTCGCCACACAAACGAATAGTCCAAAAACCATTCTCCGGATACGTTGAGAACTTCTCTTTGACTTTAACAGATTTGGAGGCCACTCCCAGAATCCAGTATGTGTTGTCTCCGACATCAACCTCCCAGCTGTGATGGCCAGAATCAAAGCCTTCGGCCGctgtgacacatacacacctgctaAACCTCTCTGGGTTAGCGGGGACATGGCCTGCTTTCTTATACCTAAGACTGCTCAGATCCTCTGAGATCGTGAGGTGGGCATTAGCAGTGTTAGGATTGAGAGTTACTGGGAACTTCTGAACAAGCCCCCGCATGTCTCTCCAAACTCTAAATTTTAGGGAACTGATATGACTGGCCACGTCTATGAGCATTCCTGCCATGGTTTCCAGCTCTGTTACTGGCTCCACTGCACGCTGCATTCTCCTGGCAGTTTCCCCGTATTTCTGAAGAAATGGCGTGTTCTCCATCCCTGCCAAGTCCTCCTCCAGACTCTTAATGGTCCCCGAGAGGGAACTGATCTCTGCCGTCACGCTGAGGAGTCGCTCTCGGAGTACTCTACTCTTCTCCGCTTCCTCCTCTCTGAGGAGGCTGATCCTCCTGACTTCCTCCTCCAGCAGGAAACGCCGGAGAGCCTCAAACTCTCCTTTCATGTGCCTCTCTGTCCGTTGAACTTGTGTGTGAACATGCTGAGCCATCGTCTCACAGTGGTGTTTGAGTTTGGAAAGAGccgacaatctctctctctgagccacCAGTGAATCCTTCATACCCTTCTTACAAATCACTGCAGCCTCCTCTGTTGTATAGTGATCACTTCTGGGTTTGCCAGAAGTGTGACACCCTGAACAACCAGGCAAGTTATGACTGGGAGAAAGATGCTTCTCACCTTGTTTAGTCTTTGGCAAACTAGGCTCCCCTTTATCCTTTTGCTGTGAGAAAGTTGTGCACGTATTCCTGAGAACCAAATTTCGTACTGTGTGATTCATTGAGGATGGTTCCCTGCACACAGGGCACTCTCTAAGAGATGAGGTGGTGTCTATCTGTTCCAGACAGCCTCTACAAAAGCTGTGACTGCACCTCAGGACAAGAGGATCCTTGAAGACATCAAAACAAAGAGGACAGGTGAGCTCCTCTTCCAGCAGTGAGAGAGCTTCTGCCATCGCCCAGCACTTTTTCTTCAGCAGTACAAGATCCAAGGTGTTTTAGCATAAACTCAGACTCTAATTCACCTGTCTATGACAGCAACATAGCGTATTTCAATGACATAGAGCTGTATGTGGACAAGCTGTATTTTACGATATCCTGGCAAGAGAAAGTGAAAGTGTTTTTGCCTTAGCTCCTCCTTCCTACATTTCCATTGCACCAAAGAACAGATAAAGGCATGTGGTAAAGACCATTGGGTAtaatttcctttcttttctttcattttagACATCAAGTCTTAACTGAGCATGCTTGACAGTCAGAATCAATAAAGCCATAACTCTGGCAATTATATCAGTTATTGTAACTGAGCGTGTTTTACATAGCCAGAAACAAATCATTAATGTGGTAGTGCAGTAGCCTAGTAAGACAATAACTTCATCATTTAACCCTCATGTTCGGTTCATTtcatgtttactagttttgtgttcctggtcaaaaatgactgctgcattataacttgttataaatccatagtaatacatatattatcatctattgttgtgatagacctttgtatcaacttaTATTCTATTGGATATTACCAGTTCTGAACTTCAGATATGAATAATTTCTATATGGCCTGCA
Above is a genomic segment from Alosa sapidissima isolate fAloSap1 chromosome 4, fAloSap1.pri, whole genome shotgun sequence containing:
- the LOC121706640 gene encoding nuclear factor 7, ovary-like, which codes for MAEALSLLEEELTCPLCFDVFKDPLVLRCSHSFCRGCLEQIDTTSSLRECPVCREPSSMNHTVRNLVLRNTCTTFSQQKDKGEPSLPKTKQGEKHLSPSHNLPGCSGCHTSGKPRSDHYTTEEAAVICKKGMKDSLVAQRERLSALSKLKHHCETMAQHVHTQVQRTERHMKGEFEALRRFLLEEEVRRISLLREEEAEKSRVLRERLLSVTAEISSLSGTIKSLEEDLAGMENTPFLQKYGETARRMQRAVEPVTELETMAGMLIDVASHISSLKFRVWRDMRGLVQKFPVTLNPNTANAHLTISEDLSSLRYKKAGHVPANPERFSRCVCVTAAEGFDSGHHSWEVDVGDNTYWILGVASKSVKVKEKFSTYPENGFWTIRLCGDQYRAPKVTLQVEKRPRLVKVQLDWDQGKLSFFSAEDNVPIYTFTHVFTEKVYPFFSTGCKSHPLCIQPLVVSPPS